From Bordetella flabilis, the proteins below share one genomic window:
- a CDS encoding ABC transporter substrate-binding protein, whose protein sequence is MNRLKVGAVSRNYFNMPLWVAQDQGFFERHGLDVAIELYEPIDEVTDRLVDGRLDLSFGVTEHVILGSERGNGLEIIAGNVNRLPFSLIARPHIRNMDQLRGGVVGVSSLQAGSSSLVKKILAAHGLECPRDYRIEAVGPILARWEKLQNGEIDAGLQGIPLNYIALDAGYVSLCEPRDEFPWFQFTSVNVAAQWASQNADTTVAFLMALIQAHDWFYANKAGCRDIAMRHSGISPDYADRAWEDYTRDEIFPRDGAANEKSIQALIDVGALIRALPSRAKTTAGEYINSCYLEQAHRELRAAEEQQRDLRAPGQADRDPRTGAR, encoded by the coding sequence TTGAACCGATTGAAGGTCGGCGCGGTGTCGCGCAACTATTTCAATATGCCGCTCTGGGTCGCCCAAGACCAGGGCTTTTTCGAACGGCACGGCCTGGACGTCGCCATCGAACTTTACGAGCCCATCGACGAGGTGACGGACCGGCTCGTCGACGGACGCCTGGATCTTTCCTTCGGTGTCACGGAACATGTCATCCTGGGCAGCGAGCGCGGCAATGGACTGGAAATCATCGCCGGCAACGTCAACCGCTTGCCCTTCTCCCTGATCGCGCGGCCGCATATCCGCAACATGGACCAGTTGCGCGGCGGCGTGGTGGGTGTTTCATCCCTGCAAGCGGGCAGTTCCTCGCTGGTGAAGAAGATATTGGCGGCGCACGGCCTGGAATGTCCGCGCGATTACCGCATCGAGGCGGTCGGTCCCATCCTGGCTCGCTGGGAGAAGCTGCAGAACGGAGAGATCGACGCCGGCCTGCAAGGTATTCCGCTGAACTACATCGCGCTGGACGCCGGCTATGTGTCGTTGTGCGAGCCGCGCGACGAGTTTCCCTGGTTCCAATTCACCTCCGTGAACGTCGCCGCCCAATGGGCCAGCCAGAACGCCGATACGACGGTTGCCTTCCTGATGGCCTTGATCCAGGCGCACGACTGGTTCTACGCCAACAAGGCAGGATGCCGCGACATCGCCATGCGGCATAGCGGGATCAGCCCGGACTATGCCGACCGGGCGTGGGAGGACTACACCCGCGACGAGATATTCCCCCGTGACGGCGCCGCCAACGAAAAATCCATCCAGGCGCTGATCGACGTCGGCGCGCTGATCCGCGCCTTGCCCTCGCGCGCCAAGACGACCGCCGGCGAATACATCAATTCTTGCTATCTCGAGCAGGCGCATCGCGAACTGCGGGCCGCCGAGGAGCAGCAGCGCGACCTGCGTGCCCCCGGCCAGGCGGACCGCGATCCGCGCACCGGAGCGCGTTGA
- a CDS encoding aspartate/glutamate racemase family protein: MQPAAMPALRTIDYGERARLGIIVPSGNVIAEPQIHAMLPPGVAAYITRLPLQGSGEAELLAMPAHVESAARLLAHARVDAIVFHCTAVSTYSRALSDTITRQIAQAAGLPSFATSDAIIRALEVMHARRIGLLTPYIEAVTAREVSFLADHGVQVLQQDSLGIDTNTEMARLAPQTFVDMAQRNRRDDADAYFLSCTAIRSAEIIDMLETLLQRPVLTSTRPWSGTRCVPVASATPSPASAR; the protein is encoded by the coding sequence ATGCAACCCGCCGCCATGCCGGCCCTCCGCACCATCGACTACGGCGAGCGGGCCCGCCTGGGCATTATCGTGCCGTCCGGCAACGTGATCGCCGAACCGCAAATCCATGCCATGCTCCCGCCCGGCGTGGCGGCGTACATCACCCGGCTGCCGCTGCAGGGCAGCGGCGAGGCGGAACTGCTGGCCATGCCGGCGCATGTGGAATCGGCGGCCCGGCTGCTCGCCCATGCGCGGGTGGACGCCATCGTGTTTCACTGCACCGCGGTCTCCACGTACAGCCGGGCCTTGAGCGACACCATCACGCGGCAGATCGCGCAGGCCGCCGGCCTTCCGTCTTTCGCGACTTCGGACGCGATCATCCGCGCCCTGGAAGTCATGCACGCCCGCAGGATCGGGTTGCTGACGCCGTATATCGAAGCCGTGACGGCGCGCGAGGTAAGCTTCCTTGCCGACCACGGCGTGCAGGTGCTGCAACAGGACAGCCTGGGCATCGACACCAATACCGAAATGGCGCGCCTGGCGCCGCAGACCTTCGTGGACATGGCGCAGCGCAACCGGCGCGATGACGCCGATGCCTATTTCCTCAGCTGTACCGCCATCCGGTCGGCCGAGATCATCGATATGCTGGAGACCCTGCTGCAGCGGCCGGTGCTGACAAGCACCAGGCCATGGTCTGGCACGCGCTGCGTGCCTGTGGCGTCGGCGACGCCGTCCCCGGCTTCGGCGCGCTGA
- a CDS encoding LysR family transcriptional regulator, producing MNLRCIDLNLLVILKVLVEEGNATRAAEKIGVSQSAISHALRRLRMTFNDELFIRTPDGMTPTAYAASLAHTIEGSLRQIEDAIQSGRHFDPATTDRKFVMRVSDYAAVYFLPRLCREMRRAAPSAQLEVRHFDRRDYEQRIAKDEVQIRLAMNLRHEGESSSTRLLDDRFVVIMNPRHPAAGHAMDLARYLDLHHLKISVAGVGTNAIDEALAGMGLARKIAMTVPSWLEMRQVIETTDLVAVVPHHWLEAKEFSAFRSADLPLPHISLAIDLVWHPKDETDPAHTWFRGIVQRVFQPSPALQ from the coding sequence ATGAATCTACGCTGCATAGACCTGAACCTGCTGGTCATCCTGAAGGTGCTCGTCGAAGAAGGCAACGCGACTCGCGCCGCCGAGAAGATCGGCGTCAGCCAGTCGGCCATCAGCCATGCATTGCGCAGGCTGCGCATGACGTTCAACGACGAGTTGTTTATCCGCACTCCGGACGGCATGACGCCCACCGCATATGCCGCGTCGCTGGCCCACACCATAGAGGGATCGCTGCGCCAGATCGAAGACGCCATCCAAAGCGGCCGCCACTTCGACCCTGCCACCACCGACCGCAAATTCGTCATGCGCGTGTCCGACTATGCCGCCGTTTACTTCCTGCCACGGCTGTGCCGCGAGATGCGCCGGGCGGCGCCTTCCGCACAACTGGAAGTGCGGCATTTCGACAGAAGGGATTACGAACAGCGCATCGCCAAGGACGAAGTGCAGATCCGCCTGGCCATGAACCTGCGGCACGAAGGCGAGTCGTCCAGCACCCGGCTGCTGGACGACCGATTCGTCGTCATCATGAACCCCCGGCATCCGGCGGCTGGCCACGCCATGGACCTGGCGCGCTACCTGGACCTGCATCATCTGAAAATATCGGTGGCCGGCGTGGGAACCAATGCCATCGATGAAGCGCTGGCGGGCATGGGCCTGGCGCGCAAGATCGCCATGACGGTGCCAAGCTGGCTGGAGATGCGCCAGGTCATCGAAACCACGGACCTGGTCGCCGTGGTGCCGCACCACTGGCTGGAGGCGAAGGAATTCAGCGCCTTCCGCTCCGCGGACTTGCCACTGCCCCATATCTCGCTGGCCATCGACCTCGTATGGCATCCCAAGGATGAAACCGACCCGGCACATACCTGGTTCCGCGGCATCGTGCAGCGGGTTTTCCAACCGTCGCCAGCATTGCAATAG
- a CDS encoding antibiotic biosynthesis monooxygenase family protein has protein sequence MFAVVFEVHPGAGKKDEYLQHARHLKPLLEKTDGFLDNERFESKRRNGWVLSLSTWRDEKSVVRWRSTGEHHRIQRQGREHVFSDYRLRVCEITADNMPPAGLDIVQHRLDESEKGTAKALSITELVPGDGVDISADPQRIPAQLGLDPGRSGLVEYEVYESIYNPGKMLLLAGWRTARDAAGWQPALLPGAKQQRHRCMRSIREYGMFDRAEAPQYYPDVPRR, from the coding sequence ATGTTCGCCGTCGTATTCGAAGTCCATCCAGGCGCAGGGAAGAAGGACGAGTACCTGCAGCACGCCCGGCACCTGAAGCCGCTACTCGAAAAGACCGATGGTTTCCTCGACAATGAACGCTTCGAAAGCAAGCGCCGCAATGGCTGGGTGCTTTCGCTTTCAACCTGGCGGGACGAGAAATCTGTCGTCCGGTGGCGTAGCACGGGCGAACACCACAGGATCCAGCGGCAAGGGCGCGAGCATGTGTTCTCCGACTATCGCCTGCGCGTCTGTGAAATCACGGCGGACAACATGCCGCCGGCAGGCCTGGACATCGTCCAGCACCGCCTGGACGAAAGCGAGAAAGGGACCGCCAAGGCGCTCAGCATCACGGAACTGGTGCCGGGCGACGGGGTGGACATTTCGGCCGATCCCCAACGGATACCCGCGCAGCTTGGACTCGATCCCGGGCGTTCCGGTCTCGTCGAATACGAGGTGTACGAGAGCATCTATAACCCTGGAAAGATGCTTCTGCTGGCAGGCTGGCGGACGGCGCGGGATGCCGCTGGATGGCAGCCCGCCTTGCTTCCCGGCGCCAAGCAGCAGCGTCACCGTTGCATGCGCAGTATCCGCGAGTACGGCATGTTCGATCGTGCCGAGGCGCCCCAATACTATCCCGACGTGCCGCGCCGGTAA
- a CDS encoding MAPEG family protein: MEAYYSVAIVTLLSGLLCFAMALACARAHVKTGIYAPKMSGHPLLDRTVRAHLNTLEWMPIFLPAMWLFAIYWSPSWAAILGGLWIAGRIVYFIGYVAATDKRRPGFAIQALAAIILVLGALGRIIYLMLA; encoded by the coding sequence ATGGAGGCTTACTACAGCGTCGCGATCGTTACGCTCTTGTCCGGGCTGCTTTGCTTTGCTATGGCTCTGGCATGCGCGCGCGCCCATGTGAAAACAGGTATATACGCTCCCAAGATGAGCGGGCATCCGCTGCTGGATCGCACGGTAAGGGCCCACCTGAACACGCTGGAATGGATGCCCATTTTCCTGCCAGCGATGTGGCTGTTCGCCATCTATTGGAGCCCATCATGGGCCGCCATCCTGGGCGGGCTGTGGATCGCAGGCCGGATCGTCTATTTCATCGGCTATGTGGCCGCTACCGACAAGCGCCGTCCAGGTTTTGCAATCCAGGCACTTGCGGCCATTATTCTCGTGCTCGGCGCGCTGGGCCGGATCATCTATCTGATGCTGGCGTAA
- a CDS encoding LysR family transcriptional regulator yields MGALKNDSSLDVRMLRIFAAVAAADSLSAAAQALNVTQSAVSQVVSQIEQILGMRVLDRSCRPYKLTPAGVALQRHSRQIVDDVDRLIAQVREADLMNRPAIRIGMIDSFAATTGPSIVKRLTQSASQVLVWSGLAYGHAQALLNRQVDIIVTTDALEDVDDLARRPILTEPFVLVVPAARADTFAAMDLRQLAQAAPLIRFSGRSHFGAMIERHLRRCGVSAPPYLEIDTSDVVMAMIAANLGWALATPLCLLQGRAWLDQVAVLPLPGPGLARTLHQVSRHREFEEMAEMCWQFSRSALETEIFPQMTARLPWLGRQMRLC; encoded by the coding sequence ATGGGCGCGCTAAAAAACGATTCCAGCCTCGATGTACGCATGCTGCGCATTTTCGCCGCTGTGGCGGCCGCCGACAGCCTGTCCGCCGCCGCGCAGGCGCTGAACGTGACGCAGTCGGCAGTATCGCAGGTGGTCAGCCAGATAGAACAGATTCTGGGCATGCGGGTACTGGACCGTTCATGCCGTCCGTACAAGCTCACACCCGCCGGTGTTGCGCTGCAACGCCATTCGCGCCAGATCGTCGACGACGTAGACCGGCTGATCGCCCAGGTGCGCGAAGCCGACCTGATGAACCGGCCGGCCATCCGTATCGGCATGATCGATTCCTTTGCCGCGACCACCGGCCCGTCCATCGTCAAACGGCTGACGCAGAGCGCCAGCCAGGTACTCGTGTGGTCAGGGCTGGCCTACGGCCATGCGCAGGCGCTGCTGAACCGCCAGGTTGACATCATCGTCACCACCGATGCACTGGAAGACGTGGACGACCTGGCGCGCCGGCCCATCCTGACCGAACCTTTCGTATTGGTGGTGCCAGCCGCGCGTGCCGATACCTTCGCCGCCATGGACCTGCGCCAACTGGCGCAAGCCGCGCCCTTGATCCGCTTCAGCGGACGTTCGCACTTCGGCGCCATGATCGAGCGCCACCTACGCCGTTGCGGCGTCAGCGCGCCGCCCTACCTGGAGATCGACACCAGCGACGTCGTCATGGCGATGATCGCAGCCAACCTCGGCTGGGCGCTGGCGACGCCGCTGTGCCTGCTGCAAGGGCGAGCGTGGCTGGACCAGGTGGCGGTGCTGCCCCTGCCCGGACCCGGGCTGGCGCGCACGCTGCACCAGGTATCGCGCCACCGCGAATTCGAGGAGATGGCGGAGATGTGCTGGCAGTTCAGCCGCAGCGCGCTGGAAACGGAGATTTTTCCGCAGATGACGGCGCGGCTGCCTTGGCTGGGCCGGCAGATGCGGCTTTGTTGA
- a CDS encoding ABC transporter substrate-binding protein produces MRSTRRQFIKGMALGAATLALPASGGAWAAGMQAVRYGGSAWLGHYPAWLAIKTGYFKEQNLDVGWDSFGTTSARVSALLSGNIDMAVTAAPAALAVMSRGSRHFAIIGVPENFGRVEGLIVRDGVQKLQDLKGKKIGVTFASSAHLLVLNLLDQAGMKVDKDITVLNVPAPEMPAAFQSGQIDAAAAWTPQFNAIQAMPGVKVLADDTQFSLYRDYGVTPGPDLLVARRAFLEKHPEAVKRFLKAYFRANEQLKSQPDSAVAPLIELTKLSPSEQLEMIKGADWYGSAEQQGLLAPGSKFIDGLQKLAEMMVRYGQIDKAPPVRDWVDPSSL; encoded by the coding sequence GTGCGGAGCACAAGAAGGCAATTCATAAAGGGCATGGCGCTGGGCGCGGCGACGCTGGCGCTGCCAGCGTCAGGCGGCGCCTGGGCCGCCGGTATGCAGGCCGTGCGTTACGGCGGGTCGGCTTGGCTGGGCCATTACCCCGCCTGGCTGGCCATCAAGACCGGCTACTTCAAGGAACAGAACCTGGACGTGGGCTGGGATTCGTTCGGCACGACCTCGGCGCGCGTCAGCGCCTTGTTGTCGGGCAACATCGACATGGCGGTCACGGCGGCGCCGGCCGCGCTGGCCGTGATGTCGCGCGGCTCGCGCCACTTCGCCATCATCGGCGTCCCGGAAAACTTCGGCCGCGTCGAAGGCCTGATCGTGCGCGACGGCGTGCAGAAGCTTCAGGACCTGAAGGGCAAGAAGATCGGCGTCACCTTCGCGTCGAGCGCGCACCTGCTGGTCCTGAACCTGCTGGACCAGGCCGGCATGAAGGTGGACAAGGACATTACCGTGCTGAACGTACCCGCCCCGGAAATGCCCGCCGCTTTCCAGTCGGGGCAGATCGATGCGGCCGCGGCATGGACGCCCCAGTTCAATGCCATCCAGGCCATGCCCGGCGTGAAGGTCCTTGCCGACGATACCCAGTTCTCGCTGTACCGTGACTATGGCGTGACGCCAGGGCCCGACCTGCTGGTGGCGCGTCGTGCCTTCCTGGAGAAGCATCCCGAGGCGGTAAAGCGATTCCTGAAAGCGTATTTCCGCGCCAACGAGCAACTGAAGTCGCAACCCGACAGCGCGGTGGCCCCGTTGATCGAGCTGACCAAGCTGTCGCCGTCCGAGCAGTTGGAGATGATCAAGGGCGCCGACTGGTATGGATCGGCCGAACAGCAGGGCCTGCTCGCGCCGGGCAGCAAGTTCATCGACGGCCTGCAGAAACTGGCCGAGATGATGGTGCGGTATGGCCAGATCGACAAGGCGCCCCCCGTGCGCGACTGGGTCGATCCCTCTTCCCTGTAG
- a CDS encoding ABC transporter permease → MNAQNAGRRPDLMLISSVSVIALLLFWEMVCRLQWMDPLFLPPPSAVFGRMVAMWGQDTLVGHVLASARRVMVGFAAATALAIPLGIFLGTSQRARAAFDPILSFLRPLPSMSWIPLSLLWFGITETQKYSIVFMGTFAPALLYVIEATRNIDPLLIRAARNLGASNAQVMRSVILPASLPQIFSGFKVILGLSWTCVISAELVAAKEGLGFLIMNGKEFFQTDTVVLGMVLISVTVLITDVVFRFIENRVLAWSR, encoded by the coding sequence ATGAACGCACAAAACGCCGGACGCCGTCCGGACCTGATGCTTATCAGCAGCGTGTCCGTAATCGCGCTGCTGCTGTTCTGGGAAATGGTCTGCCGGCTGCAATGGATGGACCCGCTATTCCTTCCGCCGCCGTCGGCGGTGTTCGGGCGCATGGTCGCCATGTGGGGCCAGGATACGCTGGTCGGCCATGTCCTGGCTTCGGCCCGCCGCGTCATGGTCGGCTTCGCGGCCGCCACGGCACTGGCCATTCCGCTGGGCATCTTTCTGGGCACCTCGCAACGCGCCCGTGCGGCCTTCGACCCCATCCTTTCGTTCCTGCGGCCCCTGCCCTCCATGAGCTGGATCCCGCTGTCGCTGCTGTGGTTCGGCATTACCGAAACCCAGAAGTACAGCATTGTCTTCATGGGCACCTTCGCGCCCGCGCTGCTCTACGTCATCGAGGCCACCCGCAACATCGACCCCCTGCTGATCCGCGCCGCCCGCAACCTCGGGGCCAGCAATGCGCAGGTCATGCGCTCCGTGATCCTGCCGGCCAGTCTGCCGCAGATATTCAGCGGCTTCAAGGTAATCCTGGGCCTGTCCTGGACCTGCGTCATTTCGGCCGAACTGGTGGCCGCGAAAGAAGGGCTGGGCTTCCTGATCATGAACGGCAAGGAGTTCTTCCAGACCGACACCGTGGTGCTCGGCATGGTGTTGATCAGCGTCACGGTACTGATCACCGATGTCGTCTTCCGATTCATCGAAAACAGGGTGCTCGCATGGTCGCGTTGA
- a CDS encoding ABC transporter ATP-binding protein has translation MVALNGSMISIEGVSKAFGSFQALDGVDMRIPRGEFLVVLGASGCGKSTLLNLITGFEQPTAGRIVVNNREVRDVDPHCGMVFQQYALFPWLTVAENVAFGLKMKGIKASARRQTAQQFIEMVGLKGFEDAYPKALSGGMRQRVSIARVLANDPDVILLDEPFAALDAMTRQVLQEELTRIYEQSGKTIVFITHSIDEALLLSTRMVIMSARPGRVACDMPNDLPYPRNAAVQLSPRYIELKSQIWDTVQSEVMRSMQARADQ, from the coding sequence ATGGTCGCGTTGAATGGTTCCATGATCTCCATCGAAGGCGTCTCCAAGGCCTTCGGCTCTTTCCAGGCCCTGGACGGCGTGGACATGCGCATTCCGCGCGGCGAGTTCCTGGTGGTGCTGGGCGCATCGGGCTGCGGAAAATCGACGCTGTTGAACCTGATCACCGGCTTCGAGCAACCGACCGCCGGACGCATTGTCGTCAACAACCGCGAAGTGCGCGATGTCGATCCCCATTGCGGCATGGTGTTCCAGCAGTACGCGCTGTTCCCCTGGCTTACCGTCGCCGAGAACGTCGCCTTCGGCCTGAAAATGAAAGGCATCAAGGCGAGCGCGCGACGCCAGACCGCGCAGCAGTTCATCGAAATGGTCGGCCTGAAAGGCTTCGAGGATGCCTATCCGAAAGCGTTGTCCGGCGGCATGCGCCAGCGGGTATCCATTGCCCGGGTCCTGGCCAACGACCCCGATGTCATCCTGCTGGACGAACCCTTCGCCGCGCTGGACGCCATGACTCGCCAGGTGCTGCAGGAAGAACTTACGCGCATCTATGAACAAAGCGGCAAGACCATCGTCTTCATCACCCACTCCATCGACGAGGCGCTGCTGCTGTCCACCCGCATGGTCATCATGAGCGCGCGTCCCGGCCGCGTCGCCTGCGACATGCCCAACGACCTGCCCTATCCGCGCAATGCCGCCGTGCAGCTATCGCCACGCTATATCGAGCTCAAGTCGCAGATCTGGGACACCGTGCAAAGCGAAGTCATGCGCAGCATGCAGGCCCGTGCCGACCAGTGA
- a CDS encoding NAD(P)/FAD-dependent oxidoreductase: protein MSSPTGQSRTYPHYQSGSGWNAMLPPRVARTAPLPERRVKYLVIGAGYTGLAAARRLAELRPQDRVLVVDATVAGEGSAGRNSGFLINLPHNTRMSGHSSPLQIARKQIAMYQAGLDWLARLSQQGGFDCGWDIAGKYHAAATPEGERGLRHGLEQYRAWGVDYSELDRDALHARLGTSYYRYGYHSMNNVFVQPAALIRGLADTLPENVWLMEDNPVASIGGTGPYRVHTRAGEYEADNVILANNAFARRLGFLRSRLITIFTYAGVTPVLEGERLAKLGERDQWGVIPANRLGTTLRRIRGGRFMVRSAYSYETEQPLGRMARLLRDAFQRRYPELGAYDFEYVWGGSTALTGNGASFVGQVQTGLYASVGCNGAGVIKGTIYGKLLAEQIVGQGSAMLDDLAAFERPNWLPPDPLRRLGVLSAIALQARKAGLER, encoded by the coding sequence ATGTCATCCCCCACAGGGCAATCGCGCACTTATCCCCACTACCAGAGCGGTTCCGGCTGGAACGCCATGCTGCCGCCGCGCGTGGCTCGCACCGCGCCGCTTCCCGAGCGTCGCGTCAAATACCTGGTTATCGGTGCCGGCTACACCGGCCTGGCGGCGGCCCGGCGGCTGGCCGAACTGCGCCCGCAGGACCGCGTGCTGGTCGTGGACGCCACCGTGGCGGGCGAAGGATCGGCCGGACGTAATTCCGGCTTCCTGATCAACCTGCCCCACAACACGCGCATGAGCGGCCACAGCAGCCCGCTACAGATCGCGCGCAAGCAGATCGCCATGTACCAGGCCGGGCTGGACTGGCTGGCGCGACTGTCGCAGCAGGGCGGCTTCGATTGCGGCTGGGACATCGCCGGTAAATACCACGCCGCCGCGACGCCAGAAGGAGAACGCGGCCTGCGCCATGGGCTGGAACAGTATCGCGCATGGGGAGTCGATTACTCCGAGCTGGATCGCGACGCGCTGCATGCGCGGTTGGGCACATCGTATTACCGGTACGGCTATCACTCGATGAACAACGTATTCGTGCAGCCGGCGGCGCTGATACGTGGCCTGGCAGATACGTTGCCGGAGAACGTGTGGCTGATGGAGGACAACCCCGTGGCGTCCATCGGCGGCACCGGTCCGTACCGCGTGCACACCCGGGCGGGCGAATACGAGGCGGATAACGTCATACTGGCCAACAACGCCTTCGCGCGGCGGTTGGGGTTCCTGCGCAGCCGTTTGATCACTATCTTTACCTACGCAGGCGTGACTCCGGTATTGGAGGGCGAACGGCTGGCCAAGCTGGGAGAGCGGGACCAGTGGGGGGTCATTCCAGCGAATCGCCTCGGAACAACGCTGCGCCGCATCCGCGGCGGACGTTTCATGGTGCGCAGCGCTTATTCGTACGAAACCGAGCAGCCCCTGGGTCGCATGGCCAGACTGCTCCGGGATGCGTTCCAGCGCCGGTATCCGGAACTGGGTGCGTACGACTTCGAGTATGTCTGGGGTGGAAGCACCGCCTTGACGGGCAATGGAGCTTCCTTCGTGGGGCAGGTGCAAACGGGTCTGTATGCGTCCGTGGGGTGCAATGGCGCCGGCGTGATCAAGGGGACGATTTATGGAAAGCTGCTCGCCGAACAGATAGTTGGACAGGGCAGCGCCATGCTGGACGATCTGGCCGCGTTCGAAAGGCCCAATTGGTTGCCACCCGATCCACTGCGCCGGCTTGGGGTGCTGAGCGCTATTGCCTTGCAGGCGCGTAAGGCGGGGCTGGAAAGATAA
- a CDS encoding HipA domain-containing protein — MPQHVLHVCMQQRPVGQLTFDPLENRYGFRYYPSWTASPDAFYLSPAIPFDAEPDGPGSVQRFLGNLLPEGRVLDIVSTSEQVSKSNTFGLIRALGKEPVGAFSFVAFNGDEGQFGRQIREQKQEPIRRPVSDEELSDRIKKRDLIPFPIWDGKVRLSLAGYQDKLQVLVEGGNISLVDGGLSSSHLLKPESVNANSPHLVANEHFCMTLARQMGLPVAPVAIRRLADPILLIERFDRQVVWDKERPNTAKAVLRRHVIDGCQALDLPVEYKYERNLGRNRDVRDIREGVSFARLFSLLDKTTSDNRKVVSTSAVARRFMLQWAVLNLLLGNSDAHGKNISFFVRPAGLEPAPLYDLVSVCIYDGNSISHELAMAYGDDFKIEQITPFSLADFAYRTKTPPAQLVREIRSLASSALNLAPQLAKSDVYVGEERDLVHDISSFIVRQAERLIAMAPEIPKVDKKLLRDE, encoded by the coding sequence ATGCCGCAGCATGTCCTGCACGTCTGCATGCAGCAGCGGCCGGTGGGGCAGCTTACGTTCGATCCACTCGAAAACCGTTACGGGTTTCGCTATTACCCATCTTGGACCGCAAGTCCGGACGCGTTCTACCTGTCTCCGGCTATCCCCTTCGACGCGGAACCGGATGGCCCCGGCTCCGTGCAACGTTTTTTAGGCAACCTTCTTCCGGAAGGTCGTGTCCTGGACATCGTGTCGACCAGCGAGCAGGTTTCCAAGAGCAATACCTTTGGGCTGATCCGTGCATTGGGAAAGGAACCGGTTGGGGCTTTCAGCTTCGTGGCGTTCAATGGCGACGAGGGACAGTTTGGCCGCCAGATCCGGGAACAAAAGCAAGAGCCAATTCGTCGTCCGGTCTCAGACGAGGAGCTGAGCGATCGTATCAAGAAGCGTGACCTGATTCCCTTTCCAATCTGGGACGGCAAGGTCCGACTGTCTCTTGCAGGCTATCAGGACAAGCTGCAGGTGCTGGTCGAAGGCGGCAATATTTCACTGGTTGATGGCGGTTTGAGCTCGTCCCATCTGCTCAAACCGGAATCCGTGAATGCCAACAGTCCACATCTGGTCGCCAATGAGCATTTCTGCATGACGCTGGCCCGCCAGATGGGGCTGCCTGTCGCGCCTGTCGCGATACGGCGCCTCGCCGACCCGATTCTGCTTATCGAACGGTTCGACCGGCAAGTCGTGTGGGATAAGGAGAGACCAAATACCGCAAAAGCTGTCTTGCGCCGGCATGTGATCGATGGATGCCAGGCACTGGACCTGCCTGTCGAGTACAAGTACGAGCGTAATCTCGGTCGTAATCGAGACGTGCGCGACATCCGGGAAGGCGTCAGTTTCGCTCGGCTATTCAGCTTGTTGGATAAGACCACTTCCGACAACAGGAAGGTGGTGAGCACCTCGGCAGTGGCACGCCGGTTCATGCTCCAATGGGCTGTATTGAACCTGCTGCTCGGCAACAGCGATGCGCACGGGAAGAACATATCGTTCTTCGTGCGACCAGCGGGGCTGGAGCCAGCGCCGCTCTATGACTTGGTCTCTGTTTGCATCTACGACGGGAACTCAATTTCCCACGAGCTTGCCATGGCCTATGGTGACGATTTCAAGATCGAGCAAATCACGCCATTCTCGCTTGCGGACTTTGCTTATCGAACCAAGACGCCGCCCGCACAGCTCGTGCGTGAGATACGTAGCTTGGCGTCATCGGCACTGAATCTGGCGCCACAGCTGGCCAAGTCCGACGTCTATGTTGGCGAAGAGAGGGACCTGGTGCATGACATCTCCAGCTTCATCGTGCGGCAAGCCGAACGCCTTATCGCCATGGCGCCTGAAATTCCGAAAGTCGACAAGAAACTGCTGCGGGATGAATGA
- a CDS encoding helix-turn-helix domain-containing protein: protein MARALSLPGDRPSPHVHDMSTLGAIVRHRRLGLALRIDDAAHACGVAPSALSRLENGGAVGSDRLLRILAGLGLTMAVVPTDETVVLQPNARAQSFRTWGQAVDHFASYASSSKESE from the coding sequence ATGGCGCGCGCGCTTTCCCTACCGGGAGACCGGCCGAGCCCGCACGTTCATGACATGTCGACGCTCGGGGCGATCGTCCGGCATCGGCGCCTGGGGTTGGCCCTACGCATCGACGATGCGGCGCATGCATGCGGCGTGGCGCCTAGTGCGCTCTCACGCCTTGAGAACGGCGGTGCGGTCGGGTCCGACCGCCTGCTTCGCATCCTCGCTGGGTTGGGGCTGACGATGGCGGTCGTCCCGACTGATGAAACGGTGGTCCTGCAGCCAAACGCCCGGGCGCAGAGCTTCAGGACCTGGGGCCAAGCGGTAGACCATTTCGCGTCCTACGCTTCATCTTCCAAGGAGTCAGAGTAA